GACCATTGCTCCCATGAGCGCTAGGTTCTTCATGAACTGGATCATTTCACCTTGCGATTGATCGGCAGGAAGGGTCCAGAATGCATGGAAGTAGTAAGTGGCAAGGACCAGGAAGACGAGCAGCAGCGTAGCCCCAAAACGGGCGTACCAACCGAGCAGGACACTTACGCCACCCACTAGCAGAAACGCAATGGCCCCAACGAGCATCAGCGAAGGAAACGGAACCCCTTTCGACTGCATGTAGCCCACCACGCCGCTGAACTGAGGAATTTTGTTCCCCAGTGCACTCATCAAAAAGATGGTAACGAGCATCAATCGACCAACCACTGCCAAGACGTTATTTACAACAGCAGGCATCGGAATCTCTTTCGAAAAATAGTGTCAAACGCGTGAAAAAAGGGCGTTACCCAAGCCAACCTGGATAACGCTGGAGAAAGTTTCAATCAGGTCCCGTTAGGGCAAATCGAACAGCAGCACGAAGGCATCAGCCGTGGAAGTGACAGAAAGTTGCGTGACATCTTCGATCGCCAGACCGTCACCAGCAGCGAGCGAAACGGGGCTCTTTTCCGAGGAAATCTCCCCCTGCGCTTGCGCCGTCACGTTCCCCTCGATCACTTGAAGCCAAGCCGCTCGGCCGCTCGCTACGCCATGCGATACATGATCCCCCTCATGCAGCTTGGCGAGATAGACTTCGGCGTGCTGATGGATTTTCAGCGAACCGTCGCGACCATCGGGCGATGCCACGAGATGCAATTTTCCAGGCTCTTCGAGCGTCGGGAACTTCTTCTGTTCATAGCTGGGTGTCAGCCCTTTGGTGTGGGGCTCGAGCCAGATTTGATACAGATGTGCTTTCGAACTGCTCGACGGGTTGAACTCGCTATGTCGAATTCCGCTGCCGGCGGTCATCCGCTGCAGTTCACCGGGGCGAAGGGTTTCGCCGTTGCCCAAGCTGTCCTTGTGGGCCAACTCGCCGGCGACCATCAGCGTGACGATCTCCATGTCGCGATGTCCGTGCATGCCAAAACCCATTCCCGGCTCGATATAGTCCTCGTTCATGACCCGCAGGCCATGAAAACCCATGTGGGCTGGATCGAAGTACTCGCCAAAAGAAAACGTGTGCTTCGTATCGAGCCAGCCAAACTTGCCACCGCCACGTTCATTGGCTTTGCGAATGCGAACCATAACCAACTCCTCGAATCGATCAGCGCTCGGGGCTCGGCGGGAACTTGGTAGCAAGCTTGCCCGACCGATTTGCGAAATAACCTCGTCGCACTGATGGCTTATTTGATTGGTGAATAGTAAATAGTTGATATGTAAAGTAAATAGCAAAAAAGAAGGACCTCGAATCGATGGATTGTGGTCGCTACTTTTCTTCTTTCAGGTCCATCGCCGCAACCGTGACACGGATCTTCTCGCTCAGCCGAATCAGTTCCTTGATCTCGGCCTTCGACAGTCCTGCGAGCATCTGCTTATGCAGTTCGACGACCGGTTGGTCGAGTGTCGCCAGAAGTTCGACCCCTTTGGGGGTGATCTCGACATACACCACGCGGCGGTCTTCTTCGCAGCGGCGCCGTTTGGCGAGTTCTGCTTGCTCCAGCCGATCAACAAGTCCCGTGATTCCCGGCACGATCGTGATCATGCGGGCGGCGATTTCGAGGATCGGCAGCGGGGAGCCTTCGCCCCGCAGAATTCGCAGGATGTTGTACTGCTGAGGGGTCAATCGATACTGACGAAACAGCCGAGCGAAATGGATCTCCAGCTGATCGCAAGTGCGGACCATGCCGAGCCACGCTTCCTGCTCGATCACGTCGAACGGCTTTCGTTTTTTCAGCTCTCGCTGAAGCAGGTTGTCGGCCATGGTTGGCTCCTAGGTAAGCGGAAGGGTTGGCAGCTCGAATCGACTCATCGATCGCACGCTAATTAATTTACACATCAATTAAATAGGTGTCAATAGAATGGCATCAGAAAGTAGTGTCTCATTCAATCGTCCGTCAATGAATCGATGTTGAAGTGGATCGCTAAGTGGTTGTCGCGGTTCACTTTCCCGCTGAAATTGGCGAGCCACTTCGGAGTCGATTCGTGCTATCATTTTCCCAGCCACGCGGATGGTGGTCACTTGGTTTAGAGGTCTGTCGCACGAATTTTCTCTCCAAAGTCTTATGGCAATCCCTTCCGAAACCGATCTCCCCTGCCCTGCCTGCGGATCGCTGTGCGATGACTTTTCTGCGAGTATCCACGGCACACAGGTGACGCTTGAGCCCGACTGCCAGCTCGCTGTGGAGCATTTTCGTCGCGCGATGGCCGAGCCACTCGCAGCCGATTTTGTGCAAGGGGAAATGTTGGGCCAGACACCGCCGTCGCTGGAGTCGGCTCTCGACTTCGCCTCGAAAATGCTCGTGTCCGGCAAACGGCCACTGATCTATGGACTGGGGCATCTCACTACGGAAGATGCACGGGCAGCTGTCGCGCTCGCGGAATTCGTGCGAGGCGTTGTCGATACCCCTCACCTGCCGATTCACAAAGCGGCTGCCGAATCGCTTCAAACGGTTGGCCTTTCGACTGCATCACTGGGTGAAGTGAGGCATTACTGCGATTTAGTGATCTACTGGGGCTGCGATCCCGTGACGGAGATGCCGCGTCATCTGGCGCGCTACTCGGTGGAAGCGCCGTCGCGATTTCTCGCAGGTGGCCGCCCAGGAAAGTTTCTGGTGGCCATCGATTCGCAATCGACCAAGACGACAGCCGCCGCTGATTTGGCGATTCAAGTTCCTGCAGGACATCAGCATCGCGCGATATTGGCCTTACGAATGCTTGCAGCGGGTCGTGAAATCGATGCGCGATCGCTTGCTCCCCTGCCCCCTGAGACGATTGCGCAGCTGCGTGGACTCGCCGAGCGGATGCGAAATTGCAAAGCCTGCGTGGTCTTTTTTGGCGAGCGAATTCTCGATAACTCATCGGGAAGTGAACCGGTGCAATCGCTGGCGCACTTGGCCCGCGAGATGCATCGTTACACCCGTTTTTATGCACGTCGCATGCGTGGAGCGAGCGATATTCTCGCCGCCGATCAGGTGCTGACCTGGCAAACCGGTTACAGCCGAGCGATTGATTTCGGAGCAGGGTTTCCGCAGTACGAACCTTCTGATCATAGTGCCGCCAAGCTGATTGAGCGCGAGGAAGTGGACTGCTGTTTGCTGCTCGACAGCAGTGCCGCATTGGCACTTCCACCGCAAGTGCAAGACAAACTCCAATCGATCCCCACGGTGGCAATTGATCCTGCTGGGCGGCCTCACTGGCCACAGGCGTGGGTGAAAATCACGACAGCAGCACCTGGCGTTCATGTCGGTGGATCGGCTTATCGAATGGACGAAATCGCAATTCCGCTGCGCGCGATCGCTCCTTCGACATTGCCATCGATGCATCAGTTGTTCGAGCAAATCAGCTCACGCATTCGGACGCACCGCGCAGGAATCGATGCGACCGGGAAGTGTACAGTGGAGTAAGATGGTCGCCACGTTAGGTGATCCTCTGTTGATCGTCATCGTGCTTGAATCTCAGCCGACTCACTCCTTTCTCTCCAGGAGTTGTTATGCCACTGCGATATCGTTTATCTCTAGCTGCTGCGATTTCGCTCGCGCTCTTTCTGGTCGATCTGCCGCGCGCTATCTCGGCGGACGATGCGCCCGCGTCGCAGGAGTGTGAGCTTCTGATTGTGGGTGGCAATGAGTCGGCTGTTGCAGCGGCGATTGAGGCAGCGCGTCGTGGCGTTTCATCGATCATTCTCGTCAGCGATACGAACTGGCTGGGCGGGCAGTTTTCGAGCGAAGGTGTGGGGTGTGTTGACGAGTGGACGGTTTATCGCGGCAAGCGAGTGAACTTTCCTCGCTCGGGAATTTTTCTCGAAATCATGCGTGCAATTCGCGCGCATAACAGCGCGACTTATGGCGTGGCGACGCCGGGAAATGCGTGGTGCGGCAGCGATACGATTGAGCCCGCAGCAGCGCAGGCAATCTTTCGCAACATGCTTGCTCCGTATCTCTCGGCGCCACCAGAAAACGAGTCGCGTGGCCAGATCACCCTCCTTGAGAACATGCGTGTGACTGCCGCGCAAGTGGTGGAAGGACGAGTGCAGCATGTTGATTTTGTCGACGCAACCAATCGCGACAAAAAGTTGCGCATCCAAGCGCGGCTGACAATCGATAGCAGCGATTTTGGTGATGTGATTCGCACGAGTGGCGCGCGCTATAACGCAGGTCCCGACTTGAAGTCGCGCTTTGGGGAACCGAGTGCACCCGCTGGTCCTTTCGCCGACGATCGCAACGAGATGAACCCACTCAGTTGGTGCGTTGTCGTTCGTCATTCGAAGGAAGAGTCGATCATCACGCCACCCGACGACTACGACGTCCGCAAGTACGCATCACTCGCGAAAACTCCATCGTGGGTCGACTCCCCGATGCTCGAAGGAATTTACGCTCCAGGAGGCTGGAGCATTTATACGCATCGCCGACTTGTGGATGCCAAGAACAACGGTTTTCCACAAGAAAAAGAGACAGTTTTGCTCAATTGGCCCGTACAAGACTATCCGCTGTTCGACTTCCCTCAGCGCGTGGTTGATGCGCTCGAATCGCTCGAGCCAGGGGCATCGAAGAAGAACCTTGTCGACATGACACATCAGCAGCGGGCTGTTGTTTTTGAAGATGCAAAACGACATGCGCTCGGTATGTTTTACTACTTGCAAACGCGCGATCGCGATCAAAAGGTTCCCGCTGAACGAAGTTTCGCTCACATGAAGCTGGTGAGTGATTTCGGTACGACCGATCAGTTGCCTCCGAAGCCTTACTTGCGTGAGTCCCTTCGGCTCGAATCGCTCTACATGATTCGAGAACAAGATATTCGCGCTGAAGATCGACAGCCTGGATGGGCTAAGTCGATGTTTCACGATGCTCTTTTTGGCTTTCAATTCAACATCGATTTTCATCCCACGCGGCGCAAGTTTTTGGGTGACGATCGGCGCGGACCTTGGGAGTTTATTCACACACCCAACCGCAATTGGCACACCGATACCGACTGCGCGATGCTCCCTCTGCGGTCGCTCGTGCCAGTCGATGTGGAAGGGCTCTTGGGGACTTCGAAGAACATCGGTGTATCGAGCATCGTCAGTTCGGCTGTGCGTGTGCATGGGCAGATGACCTTGTGCGGACAAGTGTCGGGTGCGACAGCAGCGATCTGCCTGCAAGAGAATCTTTCCCCTCGACAACTTGCCGCGAATCCGAAGAAACTTCGACAACTGCAAGTGTCGCTTTTGCGCGGCAATCTAGGACACCCAGGTGTGCTGATTTGGCCCTATTTCGATTTGTCGTCCGATGATCGTCACTTCGAAGCGGCTAACATGCTGTCGGTTATGGGCATTTGGGAGCCGGATGCTGAATCGCTCGATTTCGAGGGAAATCGTGAGCTTTCGAAGCAAGAACTAGCGACGGTGATGTCGCGCGTGAGGATGCGCATCAAGCTCCCCATTGATGCGGCGAAACTCGCGGCTACTGAAATTGCCCCTTCGATCAGCGCCAAAAGTGGTGCGACCTGGGGAGATTTTGCCAAGCAGCTCGAGAGTCATGGTCTTGTGCCGAGTGTCGGACTCTTGCGCGAGCCTTCGCAGCCTCTTTTACGGCGCGAGCTGGCAACGATTCTTTGGGCTCGGCTCGTAGCGCTGGAAGAGAACCTGCCCGATCTCGCGCACTATCTCGAGGCAGAGAGCGACGTCGATAGCGATGGGATTCTCGACCGCGATGATCCGCTCCCTTTCGCTCGAAAGTAGACCGGCTCGCAATTTGCTACAACATGCTCGATCGATAGGTCGACGAAACTCGATGGAGCAAGTGACGTGAAACTAGTGATCGTGGGTGGTGTGGCAGGTGGTGCTTCGGCAGCAGCTCGAGCACGGCGGCTCGATGAGTCGGCTGAAATTATTTTGCTCGAGCGCGGGCCCGATGTTTCGTTTGCCAACTGTGGCATGCCGTACTACATCGGCCAGCAAATCGTAGATCGCAAGAGGCTGCTGGTTGTCACCCCCGAGCGATTGCGCGAGCGACTGAATCTCGACGTTCGTCC
This window of the Pirellula staleyi DSM 6068 genome carries:
- a CDS encoding pirin family protein — encoded protein: MVRIRKANERGGGKFGWLDTKHTFSFGEYFDPAHMGFHGLRVMNEDYIEPGMGFGMHGHRDMEIVTLMVAGELAHKDSLGNGETLRPGELQRMTAGSGIRHSEFNPSSSSKAHLYQIWLEPHTKGLTPSYEQKKFPTLEEPGKLHLVASPDGRDGSLKIHQHAEVYLAKLHEGDHVSHGVASGRAAWLQVIEGNVTAQAQGEISSEKSPVSLAAGDGLAIEDVTQLSVTSTADAFVLLFDLP
- a CDS encoding DoxX family protein: MPAVVNNVLAVVGRLMLVTIFLMSALGNKIPQFSGVVGYMQSKGVPFPSLMLVGAIAFLLVGGVSVLLGWYARFGATLLLVFLVLATYYFHAFWTLPADQSQGEMIQFMKNLALMGAMVGIIANGPGAMSIDSREGRENEKIT
- a CDS encoding FAD-dependent oxidoreductase; this translates as MPLRYRLSLAAAISLALFLVDLPRAISADDAPASQECELLIVGGNESAVAAAIEAARRGVSSIILVSDTNWLGGQFSSEGVGCVDEWTVYRGKRVNFPRSGIFLEIMRAIRAHNSATYGVATPGNAWCGSDTIEPAAAQAIFRNMLAPYLSAPPENESRGQITLLENMRVTAAQVVEGRVQHVDFVDATNRDKKLRIQARLTIDSSDFGDVIRTSGARYNAGPDLKSRFGEPSAPAGPFADDRNEMNPLSWCVVVRHSKEESIITPPDDYDVRKYASLAKTPSWVDSPMLEGIYAPGGWSIYTHRRLVDAKNNGFPQEKETVLLNWPVQDYPLFDFPQRVVDALESLEPGASKKNLVDMTHQQRAVVFEDAKRHALGMFYYLQTRDRDQKVPAERSFAHMKLVSDFGTTDQLPPKPYLRESLRLESLYMIREQDIRAEDRQPGWAKSMFHDALFGFQFNIDFHPTRRKFLGDDRRGPWEFIHTPNRNWHTDTDCAMLPLRSLVPVDVEGLLGTSKNIGVSSIVSSAVRVHGQMTLCGQVSGATAAICLQENLSPRQLAANPKKLRQLQVSLLRGNLGHPGVLIWPYFDLSSDDRHFEAANMLSVMGIWEPDAESLDFEGNRELSKQELATVMSRVRMRIKLPIDAAKLAATEIAPSISAKSGATWGDFAKQLESHGLVPSVGLLREPSQPLLRRELATILWARLVALEENLPDLAHYLEAESDVDSDGILDRDDPLPFARK
- a CDS encoding MarR family transcriptional regulator; translated protein: MADNLLQRELKKRKPFDVIEQEAWLGMVRTCDQLEIHFARLFRQYRLTPQQYNILRILRGEGSPLPILEIAARMITIVPGITGLVDRLEQAELAKRRRCEEDRRVVYVEITPKGVELLATLDQPVVELHKQMLAGLSKAEIKELIRLSEKIRVTVAAMDLKEEK